One Bosea sp. 124 genomic window, CGAGGCGGACCCTGGCGCCGGCTGCGCCCAGTGCCGCGAGCTGTGTTGCCAGTGCGGCCGGCGGGGCGATCTCGCCGACCGCACCGATGGCGTCGCCGGCCTCGTTGGTGATCTTCTCGAGCGCGAGGAATACGGTTGGCCGGCCCTCGCGCGGCACGATGGCATAGCCCAGCGGCAGCGGCGTGTGCTCGACATCACCGCCCCGGATGTTGAAGGTCCAGGCGAGTGCGTGCGGGTCGGAGATGAGGAGCGCATCGACCTTCGCCTTGCCGAGCGCGTCCTGAATTCGGTCGAGCTTGCTCGCCGCATCCTCTCCGGTAAAATCGGCGCGATGGGCCTTGACCGGGGCGCTCGGCGGCGCCGGGCGATCGGCCCAGAGCGCATCAATCGGGTTGCGGCTCACCGCGACGAGCGTGCCACCGGCGGCAGCGGCAGCCTTCTCCAGCCGTGCGACGGCATCGACCGTGTGCAGCCAGGGATCGTAGCCGAGGCGCCCGCCCGAAGGCAGGTTGGTCTCGATCCAGCGATCGAGCGGCGTGTCCTCCATGCGGGTCGGCGTGACGACGGTGGTGTCGGTCTGTTCGGCCGACTGGATGGTATAACGGCCGTCGACGATCAGCGCCGCCTTGTCCGCCAGTACGACGGCGTTGCCGGCGGAGCCGGTGAAGCCCGTCAGCCAGGCGAGACGGGCCATATGGGCCGGCACATATTCGCCCTGATGCTCGTCGGCGCGCGGCACGATGAAGCCCGCGAGCCCTTGCTGCGCAAGCGCCATTCGCAATGCGGCGATTCGGGGCGCGACCTCTGCCGGATCGCTCGGTTCCGAGAAGGTCTGAAAGCGGCAGGCGGGCTGGGCGAGGGCAGGCGATTGCGGCATCGGGAGGGTCCGGTTCAGGCGAATTGCGCCATCGTCGCGGCTCTCCATGGCGAAGGCTAGTCCGAAACGGGATTCCGCCGTGCTTTTCGACCTGGCTCGCCGCGCTCCGAAATGAGGCGGTGTGCCTCTTTGCTATGCGAATTCGGCAATCGTTAACGAAAAGCGGCGCGATGCATGCGTCTTGTGCATATCTCGCATCTGCGAAATCCTCTTCTCGCAGATGCGAAGAAGTACCACTTTGGTCGCATAAGAGAACGAGGAAGCGACCGGGACTGTCCTTCGTTTCGATTGAGGAGATGGATCCCCATGGCCTATGTACTGAACGACGCCTCCGTCCTGTCCGCGACCGAGGTGAACAAGACTGCCAAGATTTCCGATGAACAGGGTTTCTGGCAGCGTCTCTATGCGGCGATGATCGAGAGCCGCCGCCGTTCCGCCCTGCGCGAGCTGCGCGCCCACTCTTTCCTGATCAACGAGTCGGAGGCGGTTCTGGGTGGCCTTTCGGCTGCGACGGTCTCGACCGACGTCGCGCTGCCGTTCAACCGCTGAGCCGCGCTGCTCCTGCGCGGTGATCGCGCAGGGTTCTCTTCCCGACCTTCGCCGCAGGTTCGCGCCGCGGCACAAGCTGGACAACGACCATGATCGCCATCATCAAGCACGCCTTCGAGTGGATCGCCGACGCCGTGAAGTTCACCTCTGCCGTCTGGCACGACGCCCGCTCCATGCAGGCGGAAGCCGAAGCCAAGTACGGCCACATCGGCTTCTGATCGCGCTCCTTCGCGATGCTGGCCGCCTGACGCGGCGTTCTGCGCTTCCGGTGCTCACGGACGAAAGTCCGCTCCGCTCCGGTTCTCGAACGCCACGCCATGCGCGTCAGCCTGGCGAAGGATCGAGCGTCTTCGGGGCTTTCGGCTTCGAGTGACTAGCGAAGGTGGCGTGGCCTTGGGGCTGCGCCGCCTTTTTTCATGACGAGCGTGGCCCAGCCCTCGCGCAGTGACTGGCTCGCAAGATGGAGCCCTTGGTGCCGGTAGACCGAGACGACGCCGGCGACGTCCATGGCGAGCAGGCCCGACAGGATGACCGTGCCGTCGGCCGAGAGCACGCGCGCGATCGAGGGCGCGAGGCGCTTCAGCGGACCGGCCAGGATATTGGCGAAGACGAGATCGAAATGGCCGGGCCGGTCGGCCTTGGCGTGGCGCAGGCCCGGTGCGACATAAAGATCGAGCGCATGCGGCGCGTGGTTGACGCGGGCATTGTGGGCCGCGACCTCGACGGCGACGAGATCGATGTCGCCGGCGACGACTTTGCGCTTCGTCTGCTTGGCCAGCGCCAGCGCCAGAATGCCGGTGCCGGTGCCAACATCGATGGCGTGGCGCGGGCGACGGCGCTTCAGCTCCGCGTCGAGCGCGAGCAGGCATCCGGCGGTCGTGCCGTGATGGCCGGTGCCGAAGGCGAGCGCGGCCGGGATTTCGATGCCGACATAGTTGATGCGGACCGCCTCGCGGTCATGCTCGCCATGGACAAGGACGCGGCCGGCGCGGACGGGCTTCAGCCCGTCCAGGCTGGCCGCGACCCAGTCCTGCTGGTTCACGGTGGCAAAGGGCGTGGTGTCGATGACGTCGCCGACGATTGGCCGCAGCATGTCGCGCACGGCGTCCTCGTCGGGATGCGTGGCGAAATAGATCTCGACCTTCCAGGGGGCGTTGAGCGAGAGCGTGGTGACGCCGCTCTCGATCTCGAAGGCGGAGATCGCTGTCTCCGTCGGGTCGAAGACCTCGCCCAGCAGTTCGGTCAGCGCACGCGCCTTCTCGCCGCTGGTCGAGAGTTCGAGGACGGTCGCGACCGTCGATGGCAGAAGACCTTCACGCATGGGCTGCGCTTAGCAGCCCGGACGGGAATTGTCATGGCCGCTGCCGTCAGTGCTGGCCATTCACCATCGCGAAGACGCCGGCGAGGTTGCCGTTCTCGGCGGCAAAGCGCAGCGGCTTGCAGCGCTCGACGATGACCTCCTCGGCGTCCGTCTCGAGGATCGCCATGACCTCAGCGATGAAATCGGCCAACGGCATGGCGAGCGGATCGACGGCCTGTTCCGGGCCGCGAAGCTCGGTCTGGACGTAAGGCGGAGCGATCTCGACGACTTGCGTCGAGCTGCCCTTCAATTGATGGCGCAGCGACATCGACCAGGAATGGAGCGCCGCCTTGGTCGCGGAATAGGTCGGCGTCACCGCCAGCGGCACGAAGGCGAGCCCCGACGAGACGGTCAAGATGGTGGCTTTCGGCTGCTTCAGCAGGTGCGGCAGCAGGGCTGCCGTCAGGCGGATCGGGCCGAGCAGGTTAGTCTCGACCGTCTCCTCGGCGATGGCGACGTCGCGGCTGCCGACGAGATCCTCGTCCTTCATGATGCCGGCATTGTTGAGCACGACATTCAGCGCCGGAAAACGCGCGACGGCATCGCGGGCGAAGGCGGCAATGTCGGCCTTGTCCTGGATGTCGAGCAGCATCGAGGCCATGCCGGGGTTCGCCTCCGTGACGTCGTCGAGCACGCGCTCGCGGCGGCCGGCGATGATGACCGTGTTGCCCCTGGCGTGCAGCGCCTCGGCGAGCGCGCGGCCGATGCCCGAACCGCCGCCGGTGATCAGGATGGTGTTGCCTGTGATGTTCATCGCCATGTCCTTTCGCGATTGCGCCTTTCATGGTTGCGCTGAACTCAACTAGGCCCGATGCTCTCCAGACGTAAGAAGGCACCTTAAAGTTCTATAGGCACCAAAAGGAGAGCGTCGAATGCCGTCCATACGGGAGGCCGTCGCAGCCATGCAGGCGCAGGGCGGGCTGGAGCATCCAGAGGTCAGTCCCGAGGTCGAGGCACTGGTGCGCGACGTGATTGGCCAGGTCGCGGACAAGTGGACGATGCTGATCCTGGAGGCACTGGAGGAGCATGGCACGCTGCGCTTCACGCAAGTCGGCCGGATCGTCGGTGGCATCAGCCAGAAGATGCTGACCAAGACGCTGCGCCAGATGGAATGCGACGGACTGATCATACGGAAAGTCCATCCGGTGATCCCACCGCATGTCGACTACACGATGACGGAGATCGGCCGCGAGCTGACGGCGGCGTTCTGCGGGGTCTGGGTCTGGGCGGAGACCTACTACGCGCAGGTGGAAGCAGCGCGGGCGGCGTTCAAGGCGCGGGAGCGGGGCATTTGACGCGAGCCGCCCGATCATCCCGGCTCGGCGCCGCTTTCGCCGCTGGTCCGGGATGACATGGAAGACGCCGGCCTCGCCGTCTCAGGCCGAGCGGCCGGTCTCTTTGGCGGTCAGTTCGCGCTCGAGGCCGCAGTCCTGCCCTGGCTGCGCAGGTGGATGATCTGCGCTGCCAGTCCAACGATGAGCATGACGAGAAGGCTGCCCTGGAAGCCGAGCAAGAGGGGCGAATTCAGGCTGGTGACAAAGGGGTTGCCGTCCGGAACCCGACGCAGGATCTCGGTGACCGTCGGCAGCATCAGCAGAAAGACCGTCAGGCTCAGGCAGATCGTCTCGGCGTATCGGGCCGCGCGCGACTGGCCCGGAAGCAGCCCGACGCCGTAGCCGGCGAGCAGGAGCAGGATCGTGAGGGCGCCGACGCCATAGCCCGCCCCCTGGTGGGTGACGAGGAAGACAGTGGCCGCGCCGATCAGCATGGCGACGAAATAGACCGCGCCGGCTCGCGACCAGGGCACGATCCGGCCATGACGTGCCAGCATATACGCGGCTGCGGGAATGGCCGGCAGGCTGCCGAGCGTATGGAGCCAGCCGAGAGGGGAGATGCCAAACATGAGGGTATCCTTTTTGAGCGCGTAGAATGAGGCGGTCCGGTTGCGCGCGGAAACGACGCAGGTGAAAAGAAAGGAAATAAAACTACCTATTAGTCGGTAGGTTTTGTGGTGATGCATAGTCGCGGTTTGCCAGCAGGTTCAATGCCGGGCGATGAGGCGCTCCAGAAGCGGGCGCGTGATGGCGCCAAACGTCTTGGTGTCGCCATAGGCGCGGGCGGAGAGCATCGCGCCGTGGACCGTGGCGAGGAAGGTCTCGGCTTCGGCCTTGGCGGTGCCGGTCAACCGCAGTTGGCCGTGCCTGGCGCCGCGTTCCAGAACCGATGCCAGCCAGGCCGAGAGCGAGCGGAAATGGGCTCGCACCTCGATCACGACCTCTTCCGGAAGGACGGGGATTTCGACTGCCAGCAAGGCGCAAACACAGAATGGCGCAGACGCGTCGGTGATGCAGGCTTCCCAATAGCCAGTATAGGCGCGCAGTTGTTCCGCCGGATCGGAGACATGCCGCTCCATCGTGGCGATCCCGGATTCAGCCTCCTCGCGATAGCGCGCCACGAGGGTGCGGACGAGGTCCGATTTGCTGGGGAAATGGTGGTGGATGCTCGCATTGCGGATGCCGACCACCTTGGCAATGTCGGCGTAGCTGAAGCCATTGTACCCGCCAGCGATGATCAGCGCGCGCGCGCAGCGCAGGATGTCATCGGAGGTGGTGGAGGGGCTGGCCATCTCAAATGTCTATCTTCTAGTAGGTAGATCGTCAACGCGTTCGACTGGTGAGGTAATGCTAAGCCGACCACCGGGGGCGAACGCCGGCCAAAGGGAGTTAGTGCGGCAGCTATTCTGCTGCGGGCTGAAGAGCCAAGTCAGGAGCCGGGATCAGGGCGATCGCATATTTCGCCATGTCGGCGGCGATTTCGGGATCGGCCTTGAGTTCGCTCGGGGTGCGGGCGCGGGGAACGGTGCGGCCTTCGGCTTCGATATCCTCGAACCAGAGCGCCATGGCTTCGGGGGCATTGGTCAATGCTTCATCAAGCGTATCGCCGGCGGAGAAGCAGCCGGGCAAATCCGGAAACCAGACGCCGACCGCGAAGTCAGGCCCTGCATCCTCGATGATGGCGACATAATGGGTCATGTCAGTCGCGGGGCCAGCCTGCCTGCTTGTAGATTTTCAACACGAGGCCGGGACCGAAATTCTTTCTCGGATGCGGCACCGAGATATTGTCACGGACGCCGGACTTTTTGAAGACATAGTGCGAGCCGACGACGCGCACGCATTCCCAGCCCTCGCGTTCGAGGCGGCGAATGATGTCGCTGCTGTTGTTGAGCATTGAGGGCCCACTGATTCGTATCTGACCCGATCTATATATCGTCAGATATCATCAGCATAAATCATGTTCCTGTTTTGTTCAGGACAGTTTCGATTATCGTTCCCGAGCCGCAGATCGGTTCAACAATTATCCCGCCTTCTGCACAAAGCTGTCCAGCACCATCTTCCGCCCGGCCTTGTCGAAATCGACCGTCAGCTTGTTGCCGTCGACGCTCGCCACCGAGCCGGGGCCGAACTTGATGTGGAAGACGCGGGCTCCGGTGTCGTAGGCCGATGAGCCGCTCGATTTGGCGGTGAGTTCGCCTTCGATCAACAGCGGGCCGCGCTGGCGCGAGTTCCCGAAGCTGCCCGAGCCGAAGCCGCTGCCGCTTTCGGAAAAGCCCGAGCCGCCGCCTGAATTTGCCTTCGCCTTGTTCTCCTGGGCGCGCTGCCAGCCCGGCGTGTTGTAGGAGGAGCCGAAGCTTTCCATCCGGTCGAAGCGCGAGGCGCCGTAGCCGCCCTGGCTGTAGTTGGAGGCGGCCTGGACGACCTCGACATGCTCCTCGGGGAGTTCGTCGATGAAGCGCGACGGCAGGCTCGACTGCCAGAGGCCGTGGATGCGGCGGTTCGAGGCGAAATAGAGCTTCAGCCGCTTGCGGGCGCGAGTCAGGCCGACATGGGCGAGGCGGCGCTCTTCCTCCAGACCGGCACGACCGCTCTCGTCGAGGGCGCGCTGGTTGGGGAAGAGACCTTCCTCCCAGCCGGGCAGGAAGACGGTGTCGAATTCCAGCCCCTTGGCGCCGTGCAGCGTCATGATCGAGACGCGATCGACGTTCTCGCCGGAATCGGCGTCCATCACCAGCGAGACATGTTCGAGGAAGGCCGGCAGATCGGGGAATTCGTCGAGGGAGCGTACCAGTTCCTTCAGGTTCTCGAGCCGGCCGGCGGCATCGGCTGAACGGTCCTTCTGCCACATCTCGGTGTAGCCCGACTCCTCCAGCACCAGTTCGGCCAGTTCGCCCTGCTTGATCTGGTTAATGCGTGCCGTCCAGCGCGCGAAGGCCCCGACCAGTTCGCGCAAGCTCGTGCGCGCCTTGGGCTTGAGTTCGTCGCTTTCGACGATGGCGCGGGCCGATTGCAGGAGCGAAAGCTGCGTGGCGCGGGCGTGGTTGTGCAGGAGCTGGATGGTGGCGTCGCCGAGACCGCGCTTGGGAACGTTGACGATGCGCTCGAAGGCGAGATCGTCGGTCGGGGAGACGACGCAGCGCAGATAGGCCATGGCGTCTCGGATCTCGGCGCGCTCGTAAAAGCGCGGGCCGCCGATGACGCGATAGGGCACGCCGGTCTGGACGAAGCGCTCTTCCAGCTCGCGCATCTGCGCCGAGATGCGGACCAGCACGGCGATTTCGGCGAGGTTCTCGCCCTTGGCCTGCATCGCCTCGATCTCGTCGGTGATCAGGCGGGCTTCCTCCTGGCTGTCCCAGGCGCCGGTGATGGTGACCTTCTCGCCGGGCTCGTCCTCGGTGCGCAGGGTCTTGCCCAGCCGGGTCTCATTGCGGGCGATCAGCTTGGAGGCGGTGGCGAGGATATGGCCGGTCGAGCGATAGTTGCGCTCCAGCCGGATCACGGTCGCACCAGGAAAATCGTGCTCGAAGCGCAGGATGTTGTCGACCTCGGCGCCGCGCCAGCCATAGATCGACTGGTCGTCGTCACCGACGCAGGCGATGTTGCGGCGCCCCTGGGCGAGGAGCCGCAGCCAGAGATACTGCGCCGTGTTGGTGTCCTGATACTCGTCGACGAGGATGTAGCGGAAGCGCTCGTGATAGACGCCGAGCACGTCGGGATGATCGCGGAACAGCGTCAGGCAGTGCAGCAGCAGATCGCCGAAATCGACCGCGTTCAGCGTCTTCAGCCGGTCCTGATAGGCGGCGTAGAGCTTGCCGCCCTTGCCATTGGCGAAGACGGCGGCCTCGCCCGGCGCGACATCCTTCGGCGCAAGGCCGCGATTCTTCCAGCTATCGATGAAGCCCGCCAGCATGCGGCCGGGCCAGCGCTTCTCGTCGATGCCCTCGGCCGCGATCACCTGTTTCATCAAGCGAATCTGGTCGTCGGTGTCGAGGATGGTGAAATCGCTGCGCAGATCGAGCAGCTCGGCGTGGCGGCGCAGGATCTTGGCCGAGATCGAGTGAAAGGTGCCGAGCCAGGGCATGCCCTCGGCGACGGGGCCGACGAGATGGGCGATGCGCTCCTTCATCTCGCGCGCCGCCTTGTTGGTGAAGGTCACCGACAGGATTTGTGAGGGAAAGGCGCGGTTGGTCGCGATCAGATGGGCGATGCGGGTGGTGAGCACCCGGGTCTTGCCGGTGCCGGCGCCGGCCAGAACCAGCACGG contains:
- a CDS encoding 50S ribosomal protein L11 methyltransferase, which codes for MREGLLPSTVATVLELSTSGEKARALTELLGEVFDPTETAISAFEIESGVTTLSLNAPWKVEIYFATHPDEDAVRDMLRPIVGDVIDTTPFATVNQQDWVAASLDGLKPVRAGRVLVHGEHDREAVRINYVGIEIPAALAFGTGHHGTTAGCLLALDAELKRRRPRHAIDVGTGTGILALALAKQTKRKVVAGDIDLVAVEVAAHNARVNHAPHALDLYVAPGLRHAKADRPGHFDLVFANILAGPLKRLAPSIARVLSADGTVILSGLLAMDVAGVVSVYRHQGLHLASQSLREGWATLVMKKGGAAPRPRHLR
- a CDS encoding SDR family oxidoreductase, translating into MNITGNTILITGGGSGIGRALAEALHARGNTVIIAGRRERVLDDVTEANPGMASMLLDIQDKADIAAFARDAVARFPALNVVLNNAGIMKDEDLVGSRDVAIAEETVETNLLGPIRLTAALLPHLLKQPKATILTVSSGLAFVPLAVTPTYSATKAALHSWSMSLRHQLKGSSTQVVEIAPPYVQTELRGPEQAVDPLAMPLADFIAEVMAILETDAEEVIVERCKPLRFAAENGNLAGVFAMVNGQH
- a CDS encoding UvrD-helicase domain-containing protein, translated to MSDHHATSAPLPRPGGLAARAAAAPSAGYLSGLNPEQRQAVEATDGPVLVLAGAGTGKTRVLTTRIAHLIATNRAFPSQILSVTFTNKAAREMKERIAHLVGPVAEGMPWLGTFHSISAKILRRHAELLDLRSDFTILDTDDQIRLMKQVIAAEGIDEKRWPGRMLAGFIDSWKNRGLAPKDVAPGEAAVFANGKGGKLYAAYQDRLKTLNAVDFGDLLLHCLTLFRDHPDVLGVYHERFRYILVDEYQDTNTAQYLWLRLLAQGRRNIACVGDDDQSIYGWRGAEVDNILRFEHDFPGATVIRLERNYRSTGHILATASKLIARNETRLGKTLRTEDEPGEKVTITGAWDSQEEARLITDEIEAMQAKGENLAEIAVLVRISAQMRELEERFVQTGVPYRVIGGPRFYERAEIRDAMAYLRCVVSPTDDLAFERIVNVPKRGLGDATIQLLHNHARATQLSLLQSARAIVESDELKPKARTSLRELVGAFARWTARINQIKQGELAELVLEESGYTEMWQKDRSADAAGRLENLKELVRSLDEFPDLPAFLEHVSLVMDADSGENVDRVSIMTLHGAKGLEFDTVFLPGWEEGLFPNQRALDESGRAGLEEERRLAHVGLTRARKRLKLYFASNRRIHGLWQSSLPSRFIDELPEEHVEVVQAASNYSQGGYGASRFDRMESFGSSYNTPGWQRAQENKAKANSGGGSGFSESGSGFGSGSFGNSRQRGPLLIEGELTAKSSGSSAYDTGARVFHIKFGPGSVASVDGNKLTVDFDKAGRKMVLDSFVQKAG
- a CDS encoding type II toxin-antitoxin system HicB family antitoxin — encoded protein: MTHYVAIIEDAGPDFAVGVWFPDLPGCFSAGDTLDEALTNAPEAMALWFEDIEAEGRTVPRARTPSELKADPEIAADMAKYAIALIPAPDLALQPAAE
- a CDS encoding TetR/AcrR family transcriptional regulator; the protein is MASPSTTSDDILRCARALIIAGGYNGFSYADIAKVVGIRNASIHHHFPSKSDLVRTLVARYREEAESGIATMERHVSDPAEQLRAYTGYWEACITDASAPFCVCALLAVEIPVLPEEVVIEVRAHFRSLSAWLASVLERGARHGQLRLTGTAKAEAETFLATVHGAMLSARAYGDTKTFGAITRPLLERLIARH
- a CDS encoding type II toxin-antitoxin system HicA family toxin; this translates as MLNNSSDIIRRLEREGWECVRVVGSHYVFKKSGVRDNISVPHPRKNFGPGLVLKIYKQAGWPRD
- a CDS encoding helix-turn-helix domain-containing protein; the protein is MQAQGGLEHPEVSPEVEALVRDVIGQVADKWTMLILEALEEHGTLRFTQVGRIVGGISQKMLTKTLRQMECDGLIIRKVHPVIPPHVDYTMTEIGRELTAAFCGVWVWAETYYAQVEAARAAFKARERGI